The following are from one region of the Mesorhizobium sp. B4-1-4 genome:
- a CDS encoding GcvT family protein encodes MKSHVKAVVIGGGVVGCSVLYHLAKAGWTDIMLIERSELTSGSSWHAAGGFHTLNGDPNVAKLQAYTVQLYKEIEEISGQSCSLHLTGGVMMADTPERMDFLRLAHAKGRYLGMDTELITPSEAKAMFPLMDETNFVGAMWDPVEGHLDPSGTTIAYSKAAKKLGAEIVLRNRVVDLTQQPDGTWNVVTEQGTVHAEHVVNCGGLWAREIGRMVGVELPVLAMEHMYLLTEPMPEVEEFNKSTGREMIGVLDFKGEIYTRQERNGVLLGTYEKACKPWSPVNTPWDFGHELLPPDLDRIAPSLEIGFKHFPGIEKAGIKQIINGPFTFALDGNPLVGPVQGLTNFWCACAVMAGFSQGGGVGLALSNWMVHGDPGFDVWGMDVARFGEWAGLRYTNAKVRENYSRRFSIRFPNEELPAARPAQTTPLYDTMLANNAVMGDSWGLETPLWFAPKGKEPKDIVSFHRSNDFGPIGEEVHATRERVGVTEIANFAKYEVSGPGAEEFLNRLMTNRMPKTGRIVLTPMINEFGKLIGDFTIAKAAEDRFMIWGSSAAQKYHMRWFEKHLPKDGSVRIHRFDQTLVGLSIAGPKSRELLQKLVDVDISTKAFRFMDFREMAVGGAPCMVNRITYTGDLGYEIWMAPAYQRLVYKAIKDAGEEFGLVDFGMRALLSMRLEKNFPTWFRELRPIYGPFEGSMDRFIKLEKNDFIGREAAAKEQAEGPKLRRVSFIVDAADADVMGDEPIWAKVSKDYCTVEKPHGYGAPRFDTSGKEVRGSKAAEGASAVRGIVDGDWRVVGWVTSGGYAHYVQKSMAQGYVPAALAEDESAGLFEIEILGHRRPARINVEAPFDPSGEKMRT; translated from the coding sequence ATGAAATCCCATGTAAAAGCGGTTGTAATTGGCGGCGGCGTCGTCGGCTGCTCGGTTCTTTATCATCTGGCCAAGGCCGGCTGGACCGACATCATGCTGATCGAGCGTTCGGAGCTGACCTCCGGCTCGTCCTGGCACGCGGCGGGCGGCTTCCATACGCTGAACGGCGATCCCAACGTCGCCAAGCTGCAGGCCTATACGGTCCAACTCTACAAGGAGATCGAGGAAATATCAGGCCAGTCCTGCTCGCTGCACCTGACCGGCGGCGTGATGATGGCCGACACGCCCGAGCGCATGGACTTCCTGCGGCTCGCCCATGCCAAGGGCCGCTATCTCGGCATGGACACCGAGCTGATCACCCCGTCCGAAGCCAAGGCGATGTTCCCGCTGATGGACGAGACGAATTTCGTCGGCGCCATGTGGGACCCGGTCGAAGGCCATCTCGATCCCTCGGGCACCACCATCGCTTATTCCAAAGCCGCGAAAAAACTGGGCGCAGAGATCGTGCTGCGCAACCGCGTCGTCGACCTGACTCAGCAGCCGGACGGCACCTGGAACGTCGTCACCGAACAGGGCACGGTCCATGCCGAGCATGTCGTCAACTGCGGCGGCCTGTGGGCACGCGAGATCGGCCGCATGGTCGGCGTCGAACTGCCGGTGCTGGCAATGGAGCACATGTACCTGCTCACCGAGCCGATGCCGGAGGTGGAGGAGTTCAACAAGTCGACCGGCCGCGAGATGATCGGCGTGCTCGACTTCAAGGGCGAGATCTACACCCGCCAGGAGCGGAACGGCGTCCTGCTCGGCACCTATGAGAAGGCCTGCAAGCCGTGGTCGCCGGTCAACACGCCATGGGATTTCGGCCATGAACTGCTGCCGCCGGACCTCGACCGCATCGCGCCGTCGCTGGAAATCGGCTTCAAGCATTTCCCCGGCATCGAGAAGGCCGGCATCAAGCAGATCATCAACGGGCCCTTCACCTTCGCGCTCGACGGCAACCCGCTGGTCGGACCGGTGCAGGGCCTGACCAATTTCTGGTGCGCCTGCGCCGTCATGGCCGGCTTCAGCCAGGGCGGCGGCGTCGGCCTCGCTCTGTCAAACTGGATGGTGCATGGCGACCCCGGCTTCGACGTCTGGGGCATGGATGTCGCGCGTTTCGGCGAATGGGCCGGCCTGCGCTACACCAACGCCAAGGTGCGCGAAAACTATTCGCGCCGCTTCTCCATCCGCTTCCCCAACGAGGAACTGCCGGCGGCGCGCCCGGCGCAGACGACGCCGCTCTACGACACCATGCTCGCCAACAACGCGGTCATGGGCGATTCGTGGGGGCTGGAAACCCCGCTCTGGTTCGCGCCCAAGGGCAAGGAGCCCAAGGACATCGTCTCCTTCCACCGCTCAAATGACTTCGGCCCGATCGGCGAGGAAGTGCACGCCACGCGTGAGCGTGTCGGCGTTACCGAAATCGCCAACTTCGCTAAATACGAAGTGTCGGGACCGGGCGCGGAAGAGTTCCTCAACCGGCTGATGACCAACCGCATGCCGAAGACCGGCCGCATCGTGCTGACGCCGATGATCAACGAGTTCGGCAAGCTAATCGGCGATTTCACCATCGCCAAGGCAGCCGAGGACCGCTTCATGATCTGGGGCTCGTCGGCCGCGCAGAAATACCACATGCGCTGGTTCGAGAAGCACCTGCCCAAGGATGGCTCTGTCCGTATTCACCGCTTCGACCAGACGCTCGTCGGCCTTTCGATCGCCGGACCGAAATCGCGTGAGCTGCTGCAGAAGCTGGTCGATGTCGACATCTCGACCAAGGCCTTCCGCTTCATGGACTTCCGTGAGATGGCGGTCGGCGGCGCGCCCTGCATGGTCAACCGCATCACCTACACCGGCGATCTCGGCTACGAAATCTGGATGGCGCCGGCCTATCAGCGTCTTGTCTACAAGGCGATTAAGGACGCCGGTGAAGAGTTCGGCCTGGTCGATTTCGGCATGCGCGCTTTGCTGTCGATGCGCCTGGAAAAGAACTTCCCGACCTGGTTCCGCGAATTGCGCCCGATCTACGGACCGTTCGAAGGCTCGATGGACCGCTTCATCAAGCTCGAAAAGAACGACTTCATCGGCCGCGAAGCGGCCGCCAAGGAACAGGCGGAAGGGCCGAAACTGCGCCGCGTCTCCTTCATCGTCGATGCGGCGGACGCCGACGTGATGGGCGACGAGCCGATCTGGGCCAAGGTCAGCAAGGATTATTGCACGGTGGAAAAGCCGCATGGCTATGGCGCACCGCGCTTCGACACCTCAGGCAAGGAAGTACGCGGCTCCAAGGCTGCCGAAGGCGCGTCCGCCGTGCGCGGCATCGTCGACGGCGACTGGCGCGTGGTTGGCTGGGTGACGTCGGGCGGCTACGCGCATTACGTCCAGAAGTCGATGGCGCAGGGCTACGTGCCGGCGGCCTTGGCCGAGGACGAAAGCGCCGGGCTGTTCGAGATCGAGATCCTTGGACACCGGCGTCCTGCCCGCATCAATGTCGAAGCGCCTTTCGACCCGAGCGGCGAGAAGATGCGGACCTGA
- a CDS encoding fatty acid desaturase, with amino-acid sequence MAGKSIKRRSTPAIEWPTVVLAFFCYGTWLAAGFLLWPSYPILALVMLGFTLALQSSIMHEVLHGHPTRSALINEAFVFLPIGLVWPFRRFKTLHLRHHADERLTDPLDDPESYYQALWQHDELPPTMKFLLKINNTMAGRFFLGPWLSCIGFFIDDAKHAMAGDKAIRKAWLLHAIGLAVVVPIVQFGFGIPLWLYILAPVWLGQSLIAIRTFAEHQWSEHPEGRTVIVERSPLSFLFLNNNLHFVHHKSPTVAWYRLPKLFRDRRDDWLRMNNGYAYPNYFALIKSYAFKAKEPIVHPVLRRAPEHGRAFKPRIRARNINGLGTAPVPAEPPKE; translated from the coding sequence ATGGCAGGCAAGAGCATCAAGCGACGCAGTACACCGGCCATCGAATGGCCTACGGTGGTCCTCGCTTTCTTCTGTTACGGAACATGGCTTGCCGCCGGCTTCCTGCTCTGGCCCTCCTATCCCATCCTGGCGCTCGTCATGCTCGGTTTCACCTTGGCGTTGCAGTCGTCGATCATGCACGAAGTGCTGCATGGCCATCCGACGCGCAGCGCGTTGATCAATGAAGCTTTCGTCTTCCTGCCGATCGGTCTGGTCTGGCCGTTCCGCCGCTTCAAGACGCTTCATTTGCGCCACCATGCCGATGAGCGGCTGACTGATCCGCTCGACGATCCGGAAAGCTACTATCAGGCGCTGTGGCAGCATGACGAACTGCCGCCGACGATGAAATTCCTGCTCAAGATTAACAATACGATGGCTGGCCGCTTTTTCCTCGGCCCGTGGCTGTCCTGCATCGGCTTCTTCATCGACGACGCCAAGCATGCAATGGCCGGCGACAAGGCGATCCGCAAAGCCTGGCTGTTGCATGCCATCGGTCTCGCCGTCGTGGTGCCGATCGTGCAGTTCGGCTTCGGCATTCCGCTGTGGCTTTATATTTTGGCGCCGGTCTGGCTCGGCCAGTCGCTGATCGCGATCCGCACCTTTGCCGAGCATCAATGGTCCGAGCACCCGGAAGGCCGCACCGTGATCGTCGAGCGCTCGCCGCTGTCATTCCTGTTCCTCAACAACAACCTGCACTTCGTGCATCACAAGAGCCCCACCGTTGCTTGGTATCGGCTGCCGAAACTGTTTCGCGACCGCCGCGACGACTGGCTGCGGATGAACAACGGCTATGCCTATCCGAACTACTTCGCGCTGATCAAATCCTATGCCTTCAAGGCCAAGGAACCGATCGTGCATCCGGTTCTGCGGCGCGCGCCTGAGCACGGCCGGGCCTTCAAGCCGCGTATTCGCGCGCGCAACATCAATGGGCTCGGCACCGCGCCGGTGCCCGCCGAGCCGCCCAAGGAATAG
- a CDS encoding M24 family metallopeptidase, with amino-acid sequence MDGAAPKGSFGRHRKIMPFEPGSIEALREASREKAASLNQHVLGYGAQAEAEWAAAGIAAPDLPAMRQYRLERIRAELKRRGYAGALLYDPVNIRYATDSTNMQLWVAHNPTRHCFVATDGPVVLFDYFSCEHLSDHSGVVDEVRPAVSWMYLYSGDLTEQKVRRWAAGIADLVREHGGGNSRIAVDHINPEGVEELARLGVSIGNGEAVMENARLIKSPDEVLAMRRAIVACEAAMGEMEQALKPGISENELWAELHRGNIARGGEWIETRLLASGPRTNPWFQECSSRIIEDGDLVAFDTDLVGPYGFCADLSRTWLCGDTKPTNEQRDLFRIAAAQIEHNTELMQPGISFRDLVERSAVPPGDCFPTRYGVLYHGVGLADEYPTLPHAGDWTPDTPDGVLEPGMVLCVESYIGRLGGHDGVKIEEQILITESGNEQLSTYPLNARLLG; translated from the coding sequence ATGGACGGCGCGGCGCCAAAGGGAAGCTTCGGCCGCCATCGCAAGATCATGCCGTTCGAACCGGGCTCGATCGAGGCGCTGCGCGAAGCCTCCCGTGAGAAGGCGGCTTCGCTCAACCAGCATGTGCTGGGCTATGGCGCCCAGGCTGAAGCGGAATGGGCGGCGGCAGGCATTGCCGCCCCCGATCTGCCGGCGATGCGCCAATACCGGCTCGAGCGCATCCGCGCCGAGCTGAAGCGTCGCGGTTATGCCGGTGCGCTGCTCTACGACCCCGTCAACATCCGATACGCGACCGATTCGACCAACATGCAGCTGTGGGTGGCGCACAACCCGACGCGGCATTGTTTCGTCGCCACCGATGGTCCCGTGGTGCTGTTCGACTATTTTTCCTGCGAACACCTGTCCGACCATTCCGGCGTCGTCGACGAGGTACGGCCGGCGGTGTCATGGATGTATCTCTACAGCGGCGACCTGACCGAGCAGAAGGTCCGCCGCTGGGCCGCCGGCATCGCTGATCTGGTCAGGGAACATGGCGGCGGTAACAGCCGTATCGCGGTTGATCACATCAACCCGGAAGGCGTCGAGGAACTCGCACGCCTTGGTGTTTCCATCGGCAATGGCGAAGCGGTGATGGAGAATGCCCGGCTGATCAAATCACCGGATGAGGTTCTTGCCATGCGCCGGGCCATCGTCGCCTGCGAGGCGGCGATGGGTGAGATGGAACAGGCACTGAAGCCCGGCATTTCCGAAAACGAATTGTGGGCGGAACTGCATCGCGGCAACATCGCGCGCGGCGGCGAATGGATCGAGACACGGCTGCTGGCGTCGGGCCCGCGCACCAATCCATGGTTCCAGGAATGCTCGTCGCGCATTATCGAAGACGGCGACCTCGTCGCCTTCGACACCGACCTCGTTGGCCCCTACGGCTTCTGCGCCGATCTCTCCCGCACATGGCTGTGCGGCGATACAAAGCCGACCAACGAACAGCGCGACCTGTTCCGCATCGCCGCCGCCCAGATCGAGCACAACACCGAACTGATGCAGCCGGGCATCTCGTTCCGCGACCTTGTCGAACGCTCGGCGGTGCCGCCGGGCGACTGTTTCCCGACCCGTTATGGCGTGCTCTACCACGGCGTTGGCCTCGCCGACGAATACCCGACCCTGCCCCATGCCGGCGACTGGACGCCGGATACACCGGACGGTGTGCTCGAACCCGGCATGGTTTTGTGCGTGGAAAGCTATATCGGCAGGCTCGGTGGCCATGACGGCGTCAAGATCGAAGAGCAGATCCTGATCACCGAAAGCGGCAACGAGCAGCTTTCAACCTACCCGTTGAATGCGAGGCTGCTCGGCTAG
- a CDS encoding phospholipase D-like domain-containing protein → MPDVVKVRAATNNEVAFLSWDIDGMIPGCLGFEIVRLYSDTGEERCLASWVPFKGQRNPRWIPQDTGVWPVQKTFWRDLTVRRRRDSIDVRPDGELIAYRVRPVGDMKPGLDPVPVRPEQVVGGKPAYTGPARPLGYLGRGAVSPPIFLGQMFGKARVAFTNGVLSTQWMSHALAEAGIKVGQRDKIRAVLQDPTSKIRAYLHGDVPDVLTSLLKRAKMDGGAVRLALYELGDDELCDAIIAAKDVVEVILSNSGKDDQTKAWDAGNAPYRKRLHDAGVVVTDRLFNNNHIGHNKFAVYRDAQGKPQAVMTGSTNWTSTGICGQSNNAFIRDDPAMAEIFDAYWDRMKADVFPPPASESAAGRVAQTQGVPFRKENHMPNPLNGATAVLDGMTIWFSPNDPDRNKKDISVRPVDLEDVFARIKVAKRAVLFLVFNPSLLGENSIVDQAVAAAKADPKLIVQGAISDETAMPNYVAPTKDPVTHKSNKDGKAPFVYPEKIWEAPNVSIVRAANLTGATIARDFQAEVLTVGHAIVHDKIVIIDPMEENATVITGSHNLGYKASYENDENLVIVEGDKTFAAAYAVHMLDVFDHYKFRAWRRTIGKGPSDDDGLSIDDQWLKPYADGKKGAIAGYFP, encoded by the coding sequence ATGCCTGATGTCGTCAAGGTGCGTGCCGCGACCAACAATGAAGTCGCGTTCCTTTCCTGGGACATAGACGGGATGATCCCGGGCTGCCTCGGCTTCGAGATCGTGCGCCTCTATTCCGATACAGGCGAAGAGCGTTGCCTGGCGTCCTGGGTTCCCTTCAAGGGCCAGCGCAATCCGCGATGGATCCCGCAGGATACTGGTGTGTGGCCGGTGCAAAAGACCTTCTGGCGCGATCTCACCGTGCGGCGGCGCCGCGACAGCATCGACGTCAGACCTGACGGTGAATTGATCGCCTATCGGGTGCGCCCGGTAGGCGACATGAAGCCCGGCCTCGATCCAGTGCCGGTACGACCCGAGCAGGTCGTCGGCGGCAAGCCCGCCTACACCGGGCCGGCGCGGCCGCTGGGCTATCTCGGCCGGGGTGCGGTCAGCCCACCGATCTTCCTGGGGCAGATGTTCGGCAAGGCGCGTGTGGCCTTCACCAATGGCGTGCTGTCGACGCAATGGATGTCGCATGCACTGGCGGAAGCCGGCATCAAGGTCGGGCAGCGCGACAAGATCAGGGCGGTGCTGCAGGATCCGACCAGCAAGATACGCGCCTACCTGCATGGCGATGTGCCCGACGTGCTGACCAGCCTGCTGAAACGGGCCAAGATGGACGGCGGCGCCGTCCGGCTCGCGCTTTACGAGCTTGGCGACGACGAGCTGTGCGACGCCATCATCGCCGCGAAGGATGTCGTGGAGGTCATTCTTTCCAATTCGGGCAAGGACGACCAGACCAAGGCCTGGGACGCCGGCAACGCACCCTATAGGAAGCGCCTGCACGACGCGGGCGTGGTGGTGACGGATCGCCTCTTCAATAACAACCACATCGGCCACAACAAGTTTGCCGTCTACCGCGACGCCCAGGGGAAGCCGCAAGCGGTGATGACCGGCAGCACCAACTGGACGTCGACGGGCATTTGCGGGCAGTCCAACAACGCCTTCATCCGCGACGATCCTGCAATGGCCGAAATCTTCGACGCCTACTGGGATCGCATGAAGGCCGACGTGTTTCCGCCGCCGGCCTCGGAAAGCGCTGCCGGCCGCGTGGCACAGACGCAAGGCGTGCCGTTTCGCAAGGAGAACCACATGCCAAACCCGCTGAACGGCGCCACGGCGGTGCTGGACGGCATGACGATCTGGTTTTCGCCGAACGATCCCGACCGCAACAAGAAGGACATCTCGGTGCGGCCGGTGGATCTCGAGGATGTCTTCGCCCGCATCAAGGTTGCGAAGCGGGCGGTGCTGTTTCTGGTGTTCAATCCCTCGCTGCTCGGCGAAAACTCGATCGTCGACCAGGCCGTCGCGGCGGCGAAGGCCGATCCGAAGCTGATCGTGCAGGGCGCGATAAGCGACGAAACCGCCATGCCCAACTATGTCGCGCCGACCAAGGATCCGGTGACCCACAAGTCGAACAAGGACGGCAAGGCGCCCTTCGTCTATCCGGAAAAGATCTGGGAGGCTCCGAACGTCTCCATCGTGCGGGCGGCAAACCTGACCGGCGCCACCATCGCCCGCGACTTCCAGGCTGAGGTGCTGACCGTTGGCCATGCGATCGTGCACGACAAGATTGTTATCATCGATCCGATGGAGGAGAACGCCACCGTCATCACCGGCAGCCACAATCTTGGTTACAAGGCTTCCTACGAAAATGACGAGAACCTGGTGATCGTCGAAGGCGACAAGACCTTCGCGGCCGCCTACGCGGTGCACATGCTCGACGTGTTCGACCACTACAAGTTCCGCGCCTGGCGCAGGACGATCGGCAAGGGGCCTTCGGACGATGACGGACTTTCCATCGACGACCAGTGGCTTAAGCCTTACGCCGACGGCAAGAAGGGCGCGATCGCCGGCTATTTCCCGTAG
- a CDS encoding MFS transporter produces MVATGSSEGEAGTQWAALAGVTAALAMFGAAQGLSSPLFTLLMQKQGMSPGLIGLSAAMMPLGLILSASFVPAAVRMVGARNLAVGCSLIGALCFLGIGYLQNWVAWYVIRFLIGVVINPLYILGEVWALSLAPPSRRGRVMGVFNTLMGAGYAAGPFTLTLVGTQGWAPFSVGIGGFVLCAVILRLVSSKLTGFEDDGQPAGSFAGFARLAPALLLAVLVSAAVQQSTYALVPVFGAGYGLPEAVLAALVMALSLGNILLQIPLGLLAERFGGRPMILACAVATAVCAALLPLTITTPLIWMVLLVMGAVGYGVYTMALVELGSRFKGTLLVTGNAAFALLWGVGGIVGPPGAGLLMQGIGPLGLPVVIAGLDAVLVIFALYRSSVRQSGKA; encoded by the coding sequence ATGGTCGCAACCGGCTCGAGCGAAGGCGAAGCGGGAACGCAGTGGGCAGCGCTCGCCGGCGTTACCGCCGCACTTGCCATGTTCGGCGCCGCGCAAGGGCTGAGCTCGCCGCTGTTCACGCTCCTGATGCAGAAGCAAGGCATGTCGCCGGGATTGATCGGCCTGTCCGCGGCCATGATGCCGCTCGGACTGATCCTGTCGGCGTCGTTCGTGCCGGCGGCGGTGCGTATGGTCGGCGCGCGAAACCTGGCGGTGGGCTGTTCGCTTATCGGAGCGCTCTGCTTCCTGGGCATCGGCTATCTGCAGAACTGGGTCGCCTGGTATGTCATCCGCTTTCTGATCGGCGTGGTCATCAATCCGCTCTACATCCTCGGCGAGGTGTGGGCGCTGTCGCTGGCGCCGCCTTCGCGGCGCGGCCGGGTGATGGGCGTGTTCAACACGCTGATGGGCGCCGGCTACGCCGCCGGCCCGTTCACCCTGACACTGGTCGGTACGCAGGGCTGGGCTCCCTTCAGCGTCGGTATTGGCGGCTTCGTGCTCTGCGCCGTCATCCTGCGCCTTGTCTCTTCGAAGCTCACCGGTTTCGAGGATGATGGGCAGCCGGCCGGCAGCTTTGCCGGTTTTGCCCGGCTGGCGCCGGCGCTGCTGCTGGCCGTGCTGGTCTCGGCCGCCGTCCAGCAAAGCACCTATGCGCTGGTCCCGGTGTTCGGCGCCGGCTATGGCCTGCCGGAAGCCGTGCTCGCCGCACTGGTGATGGCGCTGTCCCTGGGCAACATCCTGCTGCAGATCCCGCTTGGCCTGCTCGCGGAACGCTTCGGCGGCCGCCCCATGATCCTGGCCTGCGCCGTGGCGACGGCAGTTTGCGCGGCGCTGCTGCCGCTCACGATCACGACGCCGCTGATCTGGATGGTGCTGCTGGTGATGGGCGCGGTCGGCTATGGCGTCTATACGATGGCGCTTGTGGAACTCGGCAGCCGCTTCAAGGGCACGCTGCTCGTCACCGGCAATGCGGCTTTCGCCTTGCTGTGGGGCGTTGGCGGCATTGTCGGCCCGCCCGGCGCCGGCCTGTTGATGCAGGGCATCGGCCCGCTGGGGCTGCCCGTGGTGATCGCAGGGCTTGATGCCGTGCTGGTCATCTTCGCGCTCTATCGCTCGTCCGTGCGCCAGAGCGGCAAGGCGTGA
- a CDS encoding phosphate/phosphite/phosphonate ABC transporter substrate-binding protein, translating into MSEFVAALPMYDWPEALGEVDAQWAQLRDAFRQKGIDAPKTIVRRNGDLPPAPGGILDAQGALIAPDPATLPADELDFHEIWLHPALLFAQACWGPMELGLSSHVQVVGQPSYDAYEGGQGELYSSALVMRAGEGPEVRSPADGMALLPLGVVIRGKRFTFNSLDSMSGIIALTRDLQAAGESLDIFSSRSESGGHRGSIVAVAEGRADVAAIDCESWALAQRFEPAARKVVTVGWTARRRGLPFITARTTPETTVRAMRDALAELAEQPRIQRVG; encoded by the coding sequence ATGAGCGAATTTGTTGCTGCTTTGCCTATGTACGACTGGCCAGAAGCACTCGGCGAGGTCGATGCCCAATGGGCTCAGTTGCGTGATGCCTTCCGGCAAAAAGGGATCGATGCGCCGAAAACCATCGTACGGCGAAATGGCGACTTGCCGCCGGCTCCGGGCGGCATACTCGATGCCCAAGGAGCTTTGATCGCACCGGATCCGGCGACATTGCCGGCGGACGAACTCGATTTCCACGAAATATGGCTGCACCCGGCGCTGCTGTTCGCGCAGGCCTGCTGGGGGCCAATGGAGCTTGGGCTGTCGAGCCATGTGCAGGTGGTCGGCCAGCCGAGCTACGACGCCTATGAGGGCGGGCAGGGTGAGCTTTATTCGAGCGCGCTGGTGATGCGGGCAGGCGAGGGACCGGAGGTGCGGTCACCCGCGGACGGTATGGCCTTGCTGCCGCTCGGTGTCGTCATCCGGGGCAAGCGCTTCACCTTCAACAGCCTGGATTCCATGTCGGGCATCATCGCGCTGACGCGCGATCTGCAGGCGGCTGGCGAAAGTCTCGATATCTTTTCATCGCGGAGCGAAAGCGGTGGCCATCGCGGCTCGATCGTTGCTGTCGCCGAGGGCAGGGCGGATGTCGCCGCGATTGATTGTGAAAGCTGGGCGCTGGCGCAGCGTTTCGAGCCGGCTGCGCGCAAGGTCGTGACCGTCGGCTGGACTGCACGACGCAGAGGCTTGCCCTTCATCACCGCTAGGACGACGCCGGAAACGACAGTCCGGGCCATGCGCGACGCTCTTGCCGAACTAGCCGAGCAGCCTCGCATTCAACGGGTAGGTTGA
- a CDS encoding trimethylamine methyltransferase family protein, which produces MTAALQPAEPAPATDRARRGGRAGKRAGGSAAFEQPAFRQLKNPLQPTRLVSEDELESIHLASLRVLREIGVDVLHDEARRIMKAHGADVREGSERVRFDSDMILELVSHCPSEFTIHARNPAHNVRFGGNNLIISMMASAPNCSDIDRGRRPGNQQDYRNFLRLAQMHNILNCTGGYPVEPTDIHPSVRHLECVRDLATLTDKVFHIYSLGKERNVDGIEITRIARGISREQLMAEPSVFTIINTNSPLKLDVPMMEGIIQMSSMGQVVIVTPFTLSGAMAPVTIAGALVQQNAEALSGIAFAQMVKKGAPVGYGGFTSNVDMKSGSPAFGTPEYMKAQLVGGQLARRYKIPYRTSNTCAANTVDAQAAYESVFSLWGAVQGGGNLMMHAAGWLEGGLRCSYEKTILDIDLLQMVAEFLTPLDLSEEALGFDAIQSVGPGGHFFGTQHTQDRYKTAFYSPILSDWRNFETWAEAGSPTAMEKANKVWKERLASYDEPYMDPAIREELNAFVAKRTAEGGAPTDF; this is translated from the coding sequence ATGACCGCCGCCCTTCAACCCGCCGAACCGGCTCCGGCAACCGATCGCGCCCGTCGGGGCGGCCGCGCCGGAAAACGCGCCGGTGGCTCGGCCGCGTTCGAGCAGCCTGCCTTCCGCCAGCTGAAAAACCCGTTGCAGCCGACCAGGCTGGTATCCGAGGACGAGCTGGAATCGATCCACCTCGCCTCCTTGCGCGTGCTCAGGGAAATCGGCGTCGACGTGCTGCACGACGAGGCCCGCCGCATCATGAAGGCGCATGGCGCCGACGTGCGTGAGGGCAGCGAGCGGGTACGCTTCGACAGCGACATGATCCTCGAACTGGTCTCCCATTGTCCGTCCGAATTCACCATCCATGCTCGCAATCCCGCGCACAATGTGCGTTTCGGCGGCAACAATCTGATCATCTCGATGATGGCGTCGGCGCCCAACTGCTCCGACATCGATCGCGGCCGCCGGCCCGGCAACCAGCAGGACTACCGCAATTTCCTGCGCCTGGCGCAGATGCACAACATCTTGAACTGTACCGGCGGCTATCCGGTCGAGCCGACCGACATCCATCCGTCGGTCCGTCACCTCGAATGCGTCCGCGACCTCGCCACGCTCACCGACAAGGTGTTCCACATCTATTCGCTGGGCAAGGAGCGCAATGTGGACGGCATCGAGATCACTCGCATCGCGCGCGGCATCAGCCGCGAGCAATTGATGGCGGAGCCGTCGGTATTCACCATTATCAACACCAATTCGCCGCTCAAGCTCGACGTGCCGATGATGGAAGGCATCATCCAGATGTCGAGCATGGGCCAGGTCGTCATCGTCACGCCGTTCACGCTTTCGGGCGCCATGGCCCCGGTCACCATCGCCGGCGCGCTGGTGCAGCAGAATGCCGAGGCGCTGTCCGGCATCGCTTTTGCCCAGATGGTGAAGAAGGGCGCACCGGTCGGCTATGGCGGCTTCACCTCCAATGTCGACATGAAGTCCGGTTCACCTGCCTTCGGCACGCCTGAATACATGAAGGCGCAACTCGTCGGCGGTCAGCTTGCACGCCGCTACAAGATCCCCTACCGCACCTCGAACACCTGCGCCGCCAACACGGTCGACGCGCAGGCGGCCTATGAGAGCGTGTTCTCGCTGTGGGGCGCGGTGCAAGGCGGCGGCAACCTGATGATGCATGCGGCCGGTTGGCTCGAGGGCGGCCTGCGTTGCTCCTACGAGAAGACCATTCTGGACATCGACCTGCTGCAGATGGTGGCCGAGTTCCTGACGCCGCTCGATCTGTCGGAAGAAGCGCTCGGCTTCGACGCCATCCAGTCGGTCGGCCCCGGCGGCCACTTCTTCGGCACCCAGCACACGCAGGACCGCTACAAGACCGCCTTCTATTCGCCAATCCTGTCGGACTGGCGCAATTTCGAGACCTGGGCGGAAGCCGGATCGCCGACAGCGATGGAAAAAGCCAACAAGGTGTGGAAGGAACGTCTGGCCTCGTACGACGAGCCCTACATGGACCCGGCCATCCGCGAGGAGCTCAACGCCTTTGTCGCGAAGCGCACGGCCGAAGGCGGCGCGCCGACGGACTTCTGA